A window of the Sporosarcina sp. FSL K6-2383 genome harbors these coding sequences:
- a CDS encoding sensor histidine kinase, whose amino-acid sequence MKKVFYFMDWGIFGLRSYIYLLLLLHILNENEYSPLLLVNVVWILAAYFIPMFFWFPQLRMNKEWFILLELLLGGSYYIKSFMQADFLGSVDYLIPSLAIGYLVTKKTAWIAPVLLLLPFVSILFGEITWDLALRSSIDNLLFFFIGIWVNFIASAYHEKNALAKEIDEQNKLLTQYAAEIERMTLLEERNRMSKEMHDTLGHSFISLIMSLDAAIVLLDKKPNIAKEKLISIRELTEQNLDEMRDIVHKMGEEENISLVNQAEKLIDNFREYTGTVVRLTLIGTERTVRFDVRQSIFRVIQEAFTNALKHGKASEIDLKLHFTPLTLHVTIQNNGKSFDKIEYGFGLTTMKNRIEMLGGTFSISALETTGAEIRCEIPLKGDKSYAEY is encoded by the coding sequence TTGAAAAAAGTTTTTTATTTTATGGATTGGGGTATATTCGGGCTCCGATCCTATATTTATCTTTTGCTATTACTACATATTTTAAATGAAAATGAATATTCACCTCTATTGCTTGTGAACGTCGTTTGGATTTTAGCGGCCTATTTTATTCCAATGTTTTTCTGGTTTCCACAACTAAGGATGAACAAGGAATGGTTCATCTTACTTGAACTACTTTTAGGAGGATCCTATTATATTAAATCATTCATGCAAGCCGATTTTTTAGGGAGTGTCGATTATCTTATTCCGAGTCTTGCAATCGGATACTTAGTGACAAAGAAGACTGCCTGGATTGCGCCTGTACTATTATTACTTCCCTTTGTCAGCATATTATTTGGGGAAATTACATGGGATTTGGCACTCCGTTCAAGCATAGATAACTTACTCTTCTTTTTTATAGGCATTTGGGTCAATTTCATTGCCAGTGCCTATCATGAGAAAAATGCATTGGCTAAAGAAATTGATGAACAGAATAAATTGTTAACTCAATATGCCGCGGAGATTGAAAGGATGACCCTGTTAGAAGAACGAAATCGTATGTCCAAGGAAATGCATGACACCTTAGGACACTCTTTTATTTCCCTTATTATGAGCCTTGATGCTGCAATTGTACTTTTAGACAAAAAACCCAATATAGCCAAAGAAAAGCTGATTAGTATAAGAGAACTGACAGAACAAAACTTAGATGAGATGAGAGACATCGTGCACAAAATGGGGGAAGAAGAGAATATAAGTCTAGTAAATCAAGCCGAGAAACTCATCGACAACTTTCGGGAATATACTGGAACGGTAGTTCGCCTTACTCTGATAGGAACAGAACGAACAGTCCGCTTCGATGTGCGGCAATCGATATTTCGGGTGATACAAGAAGCGTTTACTAATGCATTGAAACATGGAAAAGCATCGGAAATTGACCTGAAGCTCCACTTTACTCCATTAACCTTGCATGTTACCATTCAAAATAATGGAAAATCTTTTGATAAGATAGAGTATGGATTCGGCTTGACAACAATGAAGAATCGGATTGAGATGTTGGGCGGTACCTTTTCAATCTCTGCCTTAGAGACCACTGGTGCTGAAATCAGATGCGAAATACCATTGAAAGGGGATAAGTCGTATGCCGAATATTAA
- a CDS encoding type II CAAX endopeptidase family protein, translating into MKKTNTHDNGVYSGRRTSKFMSFLQFPLIWMFVGALGIALINLAYLLISKDSNALVSIVIAIVGCGVAIIFYWLVMKFLARRQVTELLHQRPVSEIMFGGVVAFIFIVISAVIVVLFDGYSFTWEAGNVSSIVLPIITASLGAAVIEELIFRGLFFQAIEKMAGSWIALALTSIFFGIVHLGNPGATIWGAFSISVEAGVLLGAAFLWRRNIWFVIGLHFFWNTIQGLLGIPVSGHPSTGLFTLEVAGPALLTGGEFGLEASIVTVIMGLLIAIPMLILARRKGNFVSRRQDPK; encoded by the coding sequence ATGAAAAAGACTAATACGCATGATAATGGGGTTTATAGTGGTAGAAGAACATCTAAATTTATGTCGTTCTTGCAGTTCCCTCTCATCTGGATGTTTGTGGGGGCTCTCGGTATCGCCCTTATCAATCTGGCATACCTCTTGATATCCAAAGATTCAAATGCACTAGTATCCATCGTAATTGCAATTGTTGGATGTGGTGTTGCAATTATTTTTTACTGGCTCGTAATGAAATTCTTGGCGCGACGTCAGGTTACTGAACTTCTGCACCAACGTCCGGTATCGGAAATAATGTTCGGCGGTGTCGTCGCTTTTATCTTTATCGTCATTTCAGCAGTTATCGTCGTTTTATTTGATGGGTATTCATTCACATGGGAAGCTGGAAACGTTAGTTCTATCGTTCTGCCTATTATCACAGCATCACTCGGCGCTGCCGTGATAGAAGAATTAATCTTTCGGGGGCTGTTCTTTCAAGCAATTGAAAAAATGGCTGGGAGTTGGATTGCATTGGCCCTGACATCCATCTTCTTTGGGATTGTCCACCTCGGCAACCCCGGAGCTACGATTTGGGGGGCTTTCTCTATTTCCGTTGAAGCTGGTGTTTTACTAGGTGCAGCTTTCCTTTGGCGGCGCAATATTTGGTTTGTCATTGGCCTCCACTTCTTTTGGAATACAATACAGGGACTCTTAGGTATCCCTGTCTCAGGACATCCTTCTACGGGTCTTTTTACACTCGAAGTTGCAGGCCCGGCCCTTCTCACTGGGGGCGAATTTGGTCTTGAAGCATCGATAGTGACCGTCATAATGGGTCTGCTAATAGCCATCCCAATGCTGATCCTTGCTCGCCGCAAAGGGAATTTCGTATCCCGCCGTCAAGATCCAAAATAA
- a CDS encoding YppE family protein, with protein sequence MNLQQKTERLLAVCRECFERHAQMRELDREPDFFIEVKPYADQYHTLLDEWTAEVSEFIKTAKPKYVHPVQIDSLNDSMKQFIVQSFYQKTGKKRFVLSINSAEYTFKTILDAIEVANKEARA encoded by the coding sequence TTGAATCTACAACAAAAAACTGAAAGATTACTTGCAGTTTGCAGGGAATGTTTCGAACGCCATGCACAAATGAGGGAACTCGATCGAGAGCCTGATTTTTTCATAGAAGTTAAACCATATGCTGATCAATATCATACGCTGTTGGATGAATGGACAGCGGAAGTGTCTGAATTCATCAAGACAGCAAAGCCGAAATACGTTCATCCCGTTCAAATTGACTCCTTAAATGATTCGATGAAGCAATTTATCGTGCAGTCCTTTTATCAAAAGACGGGAAAAAAACGTTTTGTCTTATCTATTAATTCGGCTGAATATACGTTTAAAACCATTTTAGATGCAATAGAAGTTGCTAATAAAGAGGCTAGGGCATGA
- a CDS encoding response regulator transcription factor, whose product MPNIKVLIVDDQELILESLNIVLEMEDDIEVVGLAKNGEEAISYCEKFQPDIILMDINMPVMDGVVATEKIKARFPLTKIIILTSYKEVEYVLAALSYGAEGFLLKAIHPKNLIAGIRVVNTGGTLISQEMADKMIKSMLKSTRDTSTSEPKLLEKNNEYGLSAREVDVLHKLAQGLRNQDIANALFLSEGTVKNYISNIYSKLNVKGRREATSKARETGILDS is encoded by the coding sequence ATGCCGAATATTAAAGTACTCATAGTCGATGATCAGGAATTGATCCTTGAAAGTCTAAATATAGTACTTGAGATGGAAGACGATATCGAGGTTGTAGGATTGGCTAAGAATGGTGAAGAAGCCATCAGCTATTGTGAAAAATTCCAACCAGATATCATCCTTATGGATATAAATATGCCTGTTATGGATGGTGTTGTTGCAACAGAGAAGATCAAAGCCCGATTCCCGTTAACGAAAATTATTATTCTTACTTCGTACAAGGAAGTTGAATATGTTTTGGCAGCTTTAAGCTATGGAGCCGAGGGCTTCCTGCTTAAAGCCATCCATCCCAAAAACCTTATAGCAGGCATACGAGTGGTTAATACAGGAGGTACATTGATTTCTCAAGAAATGGCAGATAAGATGATTAAAAGTATGCTGAAATCGACTAGAGATACAAGCACTTCTGAACCCAAATTACTTGAGAAAAACAATGAATACGGACTTAGCGCCCGCGAAGTCGATGTTCTTCACAAACTGGCGCAAGGTCTACGCAATCAGGATATCGCTAACGCATTATTTCTTAGTGAAGGTACAGTTAAAAATTACATCTCGAATATTTATTCAAAATTGAATGTAAAAGGAAGAAGAGAAGCTACCTCAAAGGCTAGGGAAACAGGGATTTTAGATAGTTAA
- a CDS encoding DUF1835 domain-containing protein yields the protein MFHILFGRSQSGALQHALKKMGVHKTETIISLWEILSIGPIQKLQKKDGVENRFVWLEQHMNDRFNELPDHRESFEKALEQLHSIPEGLPITIWIAENAHEQTGLRFVLHLLKDRTNAITTINTTKYYSELFNTRDVSYISSHTGEISSDRLRLIYEQSKLDKPLGDSERTELEQEWMTLASSSSHELLRIYQDEKIESVSIDHYDSYIVNLARQLQRECGPEEFMPAMRLIGEVIGHLEQYVGDDFLEYRIRILVQDGIFEMKGKFEGVRFYSIRLTT from the coding sequence ATGTTTCATATTTTATTCGGTCGATCCCAATCAGGCGCATTGCAGCATGCACTTAAAAAAATGGGTGTTCATAAGACAGAGACAATCATTTCGCTTTGGGAAATACTCTCAATAGGTCCAATTCAGAAACTTCAAAAAAAAGATGGGGTGGAGAATAGATTCGTCTGGTTAGAACAACATATGAATGATAGATTTAATGAGTTGCCCGACCATAGGGAAAGTTTCGAAAAGGCATTGGAACAATTGCATTCGATTCCGGAAGGTCTTCCGATTACAATTTGGATTGCTGAAAACGCACATGAGCAGACAGGTTTGCGCTTTGTCCTTCATCTATTGAAAGATCGGACAAATGCAATCACTACTATTAATACTACAAAGTATTATAGTGAACTTTTCAATACTAGAGATGTGAGCTATATCAGTAGTCATACGGGTGAAATAAGTTCCGACAGATTGCGGCTAATCTACGAACAAAGTAAGCTGGACAAACCTTTGGGCGATTCTGAAAGGACGGAACTTGAACAGGAATGGATGACATTGGCGTCTAGTTCTAGTCATGAATTATTGCGTATTTATCAGGATGAGAAGATAGAAAGCGTATCAATTGACCATTATGACTCCTATATCGTCAATCTTGCGAGGCAACTTCAGCGTGAATGTGGGCCGGAAGAATTTATGCCAGCGATGAGATTGATTGGCGAGGTCATCGGACATTTGGAACAGTATGTAGGTGATGATTTCTTAGAATATCGTATAAGAATACTAGTTCAAGATGGTATATTTGAAATGAAGGGGAAATTCGAAGGCGTACGGTTTTATAGCATCCGTTTGACAACCTGA
- the recU gene encoding Holliday junction resolvase RecU gives MTIRYPNGKKYVPVQKSSLPKKSNLSFSNRGKSLEDELNDTNEYYVSHGIAVIHKKPVPIQIVNVKYPARSAAVITEAYFRTPSTTDFNGVWQGKYIDFEAKETKSVTSFPLQNIHEHQVNHMKSVSEQAGVVFFIIKFTVLDRYFIIPYDSFEKYWERMKAGGRKSMTLAEFEDVGIEVLPGYNPRLDYLQALSHVANER, from the coding sequence ATGACAATACGGTATCCGAATGGTAAGAAATACGTGCCCGTTCAGAAAAGTAGTCTGCCGAAAAAAAGCAATCTGTCATTCAGTAATCGTGGGAAATCATTGGAGGATGAATTGAATGACACAAATGAATATTATGTAAGCCACGGCATAGCTGTCATCCATAAAAAGCCCGTGCCTATCCAAATTGTCAACGTCAAGTATCCTGCTAGAAGTGCAGCTGTTATTACAGAGGCCTATTTTCGAACGCCCTCAACAACAGATTTCAATGGGGTATGGCAAGGTAAGTATATTGATTTTGAAGCAAAAGAAACAAAAAGTGTAACGTCTTTCCCATTACAAAATATTCATGAGCATCAGGTCAATCATATGAAAAGTGTGTCAGAACAAGCCGGTGTTGTCTTTTTCATTATCAAATTCACTGTACTTGACCGTTATTTTATCATCCCTTATGATAGTTTCGAGAAATATTGGGAAAGAATGAAGGCAGGCGGAAGAAAATCAATGACTTTGGCAGAGTTTGAGGATGTAGGTATTGAAGTTTTACCCGGTTACAATCCAAGACTCGATTATTTACAAGCTCTATCGCATGTTGCGAATGAAAGGTAG
- a CDS encoding DegV family protein: MTKKIAWITDTAAQLDESFIQKHNVHILPLSVVFEDGTFREDIDLTQDEFYEKLNMAKIPPKTSQPAIGEMMTLYEKLQQQGYDCAIALHVSSGMSGTIDTARSAALMVDFNIYPIDSKIGSYPMVKMIEVGSEMIERGHDVEEVVTAINKMTVNTELAFIPVNLKQLHRSGRVSGTQAFLSSLLNIKLIITFVDGKPVMKEKVRASKRARKNITDLLRIDMTKGTISEIAVIHCNNTNDASTWRDELLLEFPSLKIQVLPLSVCVGVHAGEGTTGLSWVWY; this comes from the coding sequence ATGACGAAAAAAATTGCTTGGATTACGGATACTGCTGCACAGCTTGACGAATCTTTTATCCAAAAACATAATGTACATATTTTACCACTAAGTGTTGTATTTGAAGACGGTACTTTTAGAGAAGACATTGATTTAACACAAGATGAATTTTATGAAAAATTAAATATGGCAAAAATACCTCCTAAAACCTCTCAACCCGCTATTGGTGAGATGATGACCCTATATGAAAAATTACAACAACAAGGCTATGATTGCGCCATTGCTTTGCATGTTTCTAGTGGCATGTCAGGTACGATTGACACTGCTCGATCGGCTGCACTAATGGTTGACTTCAATATCTATCCGATTGATTCAAAAATTGGTTCTTATCCAATGGTTAAGATGATTGAAGTCGGCAGTGAAATGATTGAACGAGGGCATGATGTGGAAGAAGTGGTAACCGCTATCAATAAGATGACAGTAAATACCGAGCTAGCCTTCATACCCGTTAACCTAAAACAGCTACATAGAAGTGGTCGAGTTTCCGGTACACAAGCATTTTTAAGTAGTTTACTGAACATCAAGCTCATTATCACATTTGTGGATGGCAAGCCTGTAATGAAAGAAAAAGTTCGGGCATCCAAGCGAGCCAGAAAAAACATCACCGATTTATTGCGCATTGACATGACAAAAGGCACCATTTCAGAAATTGCAGTCATTCACTGCAATAACACAAATGATGCGAGTACTTGGCGAGACGAATTGTTGCTAGAATTTCCAAGTTTAAAAATTCAAGTGCTTCCTCTCAGCGTTTGCGTCGGCGTTCATGCGGGTGAAGGGACAACAGGTTTAAGCTGGGTGTGGTACTGA
- a CDS encoding response regulator transcription factor: protein MAVILIVEDEISINELIKKNLQLVGHKCTSVFDGKAAISEIQSQIYDLIILDIMLPELDGFEVFGKVKETPTIFLTARNSLLDRVKGLSMGADDYLTKPFEMLELFARIEAVLRRTQKNNSCFEVGSVRIDFDSYQVFYMGQYVECTPKEFELLEVLVKNRNIALSRDRLLELVWGYDYEGDTRTIDVHIQKLRKKLGLENVIKTVYKVGYRLEVNL, encoded by the coding sequence GTGGCGGTCATTTTAATTGTTGAGGATGAAATATCAATAAATGAATTGATTAAAAAGAATTTGCAACTTGTGGGGCATAAATGCACTTCGGTCTTTGATGGGAAAGCAGCTATTTCCGAAATACAATCCCAAATATATGATCTAATCATTTTAGATATAATGTTGCCTGAGTTAGATGGCTTTGAAGTGTTTGGGAAAGTAAAAGAAACACCAACGATTTTCTTAACGGCACGTAATAGCTTATTAGATCGCGTAAAAGGATTATCTATGGGCGCTGACGATTATTTGACTAAGCCTTTTGAAATGCTGGAGCTGTTTGCTCGTATTGAAGCCGTCTTAAGGCGAACCCAAAAAAATAACAGTTGTTTTGAAGTTGGATCAGTGAGGATTGATTTTGACAGCTATCAGGTATTTTATATGGGCCAGTATGTGGAATGTACCCCTAAAGAATTTGAATTACTAGAAGTGTTGGTCAAAAATCGTAATATTGCATTGTCCAGAGACAGACTTCTGGAACTTGTGTGGGGGTATGATTATGAGGGTGATACCCGAACAATTGATGTTCACATTCAAAAGCTACGAAAAAAATTAGGCTTGGAAAATGTGATAAAGACGGTCTACAAGGTAGGTTACCGTCTGGAGGTCAATCTATGA
- a CDS encoding DEAD/DEAH box helicase, which yields MMKQPAIHEVLEKLRQDPDFSTNVAHYKTIEGKEAVYADFPNELHPSIIKALASKGIHQLYSHQREAFELASNGASFTAVTPTASGKSLCYHLPVMQSILEDESSRAIYLFPTKALAQDQLADLHELIEASEETILSYTYDGDTAPGLRSKVRKSGHIVLTNPDMLHSGILPHHTKWVSLFENLKYIIIDELHTYKGVFGSHVAHVLRRLQRICHYYGSDPVFICTSATIANPQELSESLTNQDMQLIANNGAPAGKKHFVFYNPPVVHPTFGIRRSAVLEVRDVAALLYREGIQTIIFAKSRVRVEMLVTYMKELTKKKLFDETVMGYRGGYLPSERRKIEKGLREGTIRTVVSTNALELGIDIGQLQACIMTGYPGNIASAFQQAGRAGRRQEEALIIYVAQSVALDQYIIEHPDYLLGQSPEEARIHPDNMFILMDHLKCASFELPFSSTEAYGEFEVQELLAFLESEGVLVKTTDKWHWMTERFPASEVSLRSASQENVVIIDKTHPKATRVIGEMDRFSAMTLLHEEAIYIHQGTQFQVEILDWDEKKAYVTEVDVDYFTDANLAVELKVMNEDQVQSFGQREAAYGDIAVLAIPTIFKKIRFDTHDNIGSGPISLPAEELHTSSTWYTFDIPEGWTGAGLTDAMTGAAYAIQSFIPLFVRCDKTDIHVVPQVKAVHSGKPTFFIYDSYPGGIGLSEKIFDRWDELLRRAADHVSSCRCASGCPVCIGAQEAGIGMKQDVGSLLQTLAKEN from the coding sequence ATGATGAAGCAACCAGCTATTCACGAAGTATTGGAAAAGTTAAGGCAAGATCCCGACTTTTCAACGAATGTGGCTCACTATAAAACGATTGAAGGAAAAGAGGCAGTTTACGCTGATTTTCCCAATGAGCTTCATCCTTCGATAATCAAAGCATTGGCATCCAAAGGGATTCACCAGTTATATAGCCATCAGCGGGAAGCATTTGAATTGGCTTCCAATGGCGCGTCATTCACGGCAGTTACACCGACAGCTTCAGGGAAATCACTCTGTTATCACCTACCCGTTATGCAAAGTATTTTGGAGGATGAGTCTTCACGTGCGATTTATTTATTCCCAACAAAAGCACTGGCGCAAGATCAGCTAGCAGATCTGCATGAATTAATTGAAGCGAGCGAGGAAACGATTCTTAGTTATACCTATGATGGCGATACAGCGCCTGGACTACGTTCTAAAGTGAGAAAATCGGGTCATATCGTATTGACGAACCCGGATATGCTACATTCGGGTATTTTGCCGCATCATACGAAATGGGTATCGTTATTTGAGAACTTGAAATATATCATCATTGACGAGCTACATACGTATAAAGGTGTGTTCGGCAGTCATGTTGCCCATGTGCTGCGCAGGCTGCAACGAATCTGTCACTATTATGGTAGTGATCCCGTGTTCATTTGCACCTCAGCAACGATTGCTAATCCACAGGAGCTTTCGGAATCGCTAACCAATCAGGATATGCAGTTGATTGCTAACAACGGAGCGCCTGCAGGAAAAAAGCATTTTGTATTTTATAATCCACCTGTTGTTCATCCGACGTTTGGCATTCGGAGAAGTGCAGTGCTAGAAGTGCGAGATGTCGCGGCGCTGCTATATCGTGAAGGCATTCAGACGATTATTTTTGCGAAAAGTAGAGTAAGAGTTGAAATGCTCGTCACTTATATGAAGGAACTGACGAAGAAAAAATTGTTCGATGAGACGGTGATGGGCTATCGGGGAGGTTATTTACCTTCGGAACGACGTAAAATTGAAAAAGGGCTACGTGAAGGAACAATTCGCACGGTTGTCAGTACGAATGCATTGGAGCTAGGCATTGACATCGGGCAATTGCAGGCGTGCATTATGACGGGTTACCCGGGAAATATTGCGAGTGCTTTTCAGCAAGCAGGGCGTGCAGGAAGGCGACAGGAAGAAGCGCTGATTATTTATGTCGCCCAATCTGTCGCGCTCGATCAATATATTATTGAGCATCCTGATTATTTGTTAGGCCAATCTCCTGAAGAAGCACGCATTCATCCGGATAATATGTTTATCTTAATGGATCATCTGAAATGCGCTTCGTTCGAATTACCTTTTTCATCGACCGAAGCATACGGAGAATTTGAAGTGCAGGAATTACTTGCTTTCCTAGAAAGTGAAGGCGTCCTTGTCAAGACAACAGACAAATGGCATTGGATGACGGAGCGTTTTCCAGCAAGTGAAGTGAGCCTGCGTTCTGCCTCTCAGGAGAACGTTGTTATTATCGACAAAACCCATCCGAAAGCCACAAGAGTGATTGGTGAGATGGACCGTTTCAGTGCGATGACACTACTTCATGAAGAAGCCATCTACATTCACCAAGGGACGCAGTTTCAAGTTGAGATATTGGATTGGGATGAAAAGAAAGCGTACGTCACTGAAGTGGATGTCGATTACTTCACCGATGCTAATCTCGCAGTGGAATTAAAGGTGATGAATGAGGACCAAGTACAGTCATTTGGACAACGAGAGGCGGCTTACGGTGATATTGCCGTGCTTGCGATTCCGACTATTTTCAAAAAAATACGATTTGATACTCATGATAATATCGGCTCCGGACCGATTTCATTACCAGCAGAAGAGTTACATACATCGTCTACCTGGTACACCTTCGATATCCCAGAAGGATGGACAGGTGCCGGCTTAACTGATGCGATGACAGGGGCTGCTTATGCGATTCAGTCATTCATCCCACTGTTTGTGCGCTGCGATAAGACGGATATTCACGTTGTCCCACAAGTGAAGGCAGTGCATTCTGGCAAACCAACATTCTTCATCTATGATAGTTATCCAGGTGGTATTGGGTTAAGTGAGAAAATATTTGATCGTTGGGATGAATTATTGCGTCGAGCAGCCGATCATGTATCGTCATGTCGTTGTGCGTCGGGATGTCCAGTTTGTATTGGGGCGCAAGAGGCTGGGATAGGCATGAAGCAAGATGTCGGTTCATTGCTCCAAACACTGGCAAAGGAAAACTAA
- a CDS encoding HAMP domain-containing sensor histidine kinase has translation MKYRTFFTTLLLFLITFNLGILIISFAMFKDTVKHAEERSLADHYIITSSVVKDFNAVESRGIQLEGAIDSLLQQYNNFSGDQKVGFVLYKNDQFVYSNRRENVWKDHLMKPLENGNRVVSFQQLDHRTYVNVSGKLPAPYDSYTMVYQYDATDAITAWEKMKNMLFLVGIFLSIFLALGLILLLNRIFKPLAQITQTSRNIATGAYETRLPVSGNDELSEMAQSFNYMAEEVQHQMAELTTAAEKKQQFIDNFAHELHTPLTAIYGYAEYLQKAVMTEDDRMSALNYIMSESQRIQALANQLLNLANLRNDQIAWEEQNITDLFKSVKQTLHKKMMEKEIQIEFHSEIDVIWGDGYLLKSLFVNLMDNAIKACESGGQINVNTVMKAGKSIISIKDNGKGMPSEIIQHITEPFYRAEKSRNRKEGGTGLGLAICKQIVLHHGAELEFISHSGEGTTAKVIFTTS, from the coding sequence ATGAAGTATCGAACTTTTTTTACAACGTTACTACTTTTTCTCATTACCTTTAATCTTGGAATACTTATTATATCCTTTGCTATGTTCAAAGATACGGTTAAACATGCAGAGGAAAGAAGCCTGGCAGATCATTATATTATCACATCCTCGGTTGTAAAAGATTTTAATGCTGTTGAAAGCCGTGGAATCCAGCTAGAGGGAGCTATAGATTCTCTCCTCCAACAATATAATAACTTTTCAGGAGATCAAAAGGTTGGATTTGTACTTTATAAGAATGATCAGTTTGTCTATTCAAATCGACGGGAAAATGTATGGAAGGACCATTTAATGAAGCCACTGGAGAATGGTAATCGGGTAGTTTCGTTTCAACAGTTAGACCATCGTACTTATGTCAATGTTTCTGGAAAGCTACCTGCACCATATGACTCTTATACAATGGTGTATCAATATGATGCGACAGATGCTATCACAGCATGGGAAAAGATGAAAAACATGTTGTTCTTAGTGGGAATCTTTCTTTCCATTTTTCTTGCTTTAGGTCTTATATTACTGCTTAACCGTATATTCAAGCCGTTGGCACAAATTACTCAAACATCCCGCAATATTGCTACTGGCGCTTACGAAACTAGACTCCCGGTATCCGGAAATGACGAGTTGTCTGAAATGGCGCAAAGCTTCAATTATATGGCGGAGGAAGTCCAACATCAGATGGCGGAGTTGACTACCGCAGCAGAGAAAAAGCAGCAATTCATAGACAATTTTGCCCATGAGCTCCATACACCCTTAACTGCTATTTACGGGTACGCCGAATATTTGCAAAAGGCAGTCATGACTGAAGACGACAGGATGTCCGCACTCAATTATATTATGTCGGAAAGCCAGCGTATACAAGCACTGGCTAATCAATTGCTCAATCTAGCAAACCTTAGAAATGATCAAATCGCTTGGGAAGAGCAAAACATAACCGATCTCTTTAAGTCTGTCAAACAGACCTTACATAAAAAGATGATGGAAAAAGAAATTCAAATCGAATTTCATAGTGAAATTGATGTCATTTGGGGCGATGGTTATTTGTTGAAAAGTCTGTTTGTCAACCTAATGGACAATGCAATCAAGGCGTGCGAATCGGGAGGACAAATCAACGTAAATACTGTCATGAAAGCAGGAAAGAGTATTATCAGCATCAAGGATAACGGTAAAGGGATGCCTTCTGAAATAATCCAGCATATTACGGAACCTTTTTATCGTGCAGAGAAATCACGAAATCGCAAAGAGGGCGGAACCGGATTAGGCCTTGCCATCTGTAAACAGATTGTTTTGCATCATGGGGCGGAGCTAGAGTTTATAAGCCATTCCGGCGAAGGAACGACAGCAAAAGTAATTTTTACAACTTCATAA